Proteins encoded by one window of Maliibacterium massiliense:
- a CDS encoding class II fructose-bisphosphate aldolase: MPICKTSTLLKMAQENKYCVPAFNVYNYESIAWTLEVAEEMQRPVLIMVWHGASQLIPFSTIRAITHDLAKDLTVPVALHMDHSYSFESAMEGPRYGFNSTMYDGSTLPFEENVANTREVVKAAHAMGCEVEAELGHVGQGNNLADFAEGTGAFTDPAQMVKFIELTGVDFLAVSIGNAHGAYAATPNLKLDLLKELRAATDIPLVMHGGSGIPAEQVKKAIGIGIAKMNIATDFWNAMYESVKESTEDAEKKNSFIVSLGAREQFKDFVRSRFEMLVGIE, from the coding sequence ATGCCTATCTGCAAAACATCCACCCTTCTCAAGATGGCGCAGGAAAACAAGTACTGCGTCCCCGCCTTCAACGTGTACAACTACGAGTCCATCGCCTGGACGCTGGAAGTTGCCGAGGAGATGCAGCGCCCCGTGCTGATCATGGTTTGGCATGGCGCCAGCCAGCTGATCCCCTTTAGCACCATCCGCGCCATCACGCATGACCTGGCCAAGGACCTGACGGTGCCCGTCGCCCTGCATATGGACCATAGCTACTCGTTCGAATCGGCGATGGAAGGCCCCCGCTACGGCTTCAACTCCACCATGTACGATGGTTCCACCCTGCCGTTTGAAGAGAACGTCGCCAACACCCGCGAGGTGGTCAAGGCCGCGCATGCCATGGGCTGCGAGGTTGAGGCGGAGCTGGGTCATGTTGGCCAGGGCAACAACCTTGCCGACTTTGCAGAGGGCACCGGCGCTTTCACCGATCCTGCGCAGATGGTCAAGTTCATCGAGCTGACCGGCGTGGACTTCCTGGCCGTCTCCATCGGCAACGCGCACGGCGCGTACGCCGCCACCCCCAACCTGAAACTGGACCTGCTCAAAGAGCTGCGCGCCGCCACCGACATCCCCTTGGTCATGCACGGTGGTTCGGGCATCCCCGCCGAGCAGGTGAAGAAGGCCATCGGCATTGGTATCGCCAAAATGAACATCGCCACCGACTTCTGGAACGCGATGTATGAATCCGTCAAAGAGAGCACCGAGGACGCCGAGAAGAAGAACAGCTTCATCGTGTCGCTGGGCGCGCGCGAGCAGTTCAAGGACTTCGTCCGCTCCCGCTTCGAAATGCTTGTGGGCATCGAGTAA
- a CDS encoding sodium:solute symporter, translating into MSWFWDAKILCLIVYVLVIVGIALYSSRHTKTLSEFYLGGRKTGAWMSAFAYGTSYFSAVIFIGYAGRFGWDFGLSAVWIGVGNAVLGSFIAWKVLARRTRAMTHALHASTMPEFFEKRYNSKNLKIATAVVSFIFLVPYSASVYQGLGYLFESVFDIPYVYCMVGMAVLTGLYLLLGGYMATALCDFFQGFIMIIGIVWLICSVVGSPQVGGLSAGLAKLAATPEVGDKLVGPVGPGGFIPLLSLVILTSLGSWGLPQMVHKFYAIRDASAIRRGTIISTIFALVVAGGAYFIGVFGRLFLTEKPANADMIIPQMLKAVGLSDVLMGLVVILVLSASMSTLSSIVLSSSSAISMDLVKGAWKPQMEKKKVMLLMRVLCVVFVIASLVLALNQKAAIVTLMSFSWGSLSGALLAPFLYGLYGKKTTRVGAWAGFVSGLATSIIMAIAVGFNSGQSPMVGALSMLVSLLVTPIASALSRKSALPEAMVAEIFSSVRKPRKGEREAA; encoded by the coding sequence ATGTCCTGGTTTTGGGACGCGAAAATCCTATGTCTTATTGTTTATGTACTGGTGATCGTCGGCATTGCGCTCTATTCCTCCAGGCACACGAAAACGCTCTCGGAGTTTTATTTGGGCGGCCGCAAGACCGGCGCGTGGATGAGCGCGTTCGCCTACGGCACCAGCTACTTCAGCGCGGTGATCTTCATCGGCTACGCGGGCCGCTTCGGCTGGGACTTCGGCCTGTCGGCTGTGTGGATCGGCGTGGGCAACGCAGTGCTGGGCAGCTTTATCGCCTGGAAGGTGCTGGCGCGCAGGACCCGCGCGATGACCCACGCGCTGCACGCCTCCACAATGCCGGAATTTTTTGAAAAACGCTACAACAGTAAAAATCTAAAGATCGCCACGGCCGTGGTGTCGTTTATCTTTCTGGTGCCCTACTCGGCCTCGGTGTACCAGGGCCTGGGGTACCTGTTTGAGAGCGTGTTTGATATCCCGTACGTCTACTGCATGGTGGGCATGGCGGTGCTCACCGGCCTGTACCTGCTGCTGGGCGGCTACATGGCCACTGCGCTGTGTGACTTTTTCCAGGGCTTTATCATGATCATCGGCATCGTGTGGCTGATCTGCTCGGTGGTAGGCAGCCCCCAGGTGGGCGGCCTTTCGGCGGGCCTGGCCAAGCTGGCCGCCACGCCAGAGGTGGGCGATAAACTGGTGGGGCCGGTGGGCCCCGGGGGCTTTATCCCGCTGCTGTCCCTGGTCATCCTCACCAGCCTGGGCAGCTGGGGCCTGCCGCAGATGGTGCATAAGTTTTACGCCATCCGCGATGCGTCCGCCATCCGGCGCGGCACTATCATCTCCACTATCTTCGCGCTGGTGGTGGCGGGCGGCGCCTACTTCATCGGCGTGTTCGGCCGCCTGTTCCTGACGGAAAAGCCCGCCAACGCGGATATGATCATCCCCCAGATGCTCAAGGCGGTCGGCCTTTCCGATGTGTTGATGGGCCTGGTGGTGATCCTGGTGCTTTCAGCCTCCATGTCCACGCTCTCCTCGATCGTGCTTTCCTCCTCCTCGGCCATCTCCATGGACCTGGTCAAGGGCGCCTGGAAACCCCAGATGGAGAAAAAAAAGGTCATGCTGCTGATGCGGGTGCTGTGCGTGGTGTTTGTCATCGCCTCGCTGGTGCTGGCCCTCAACCAGAAGGCGGCCATCGTGACGCTGATGTCGTTTTCCTGGGGCTCCCTCTCCGGCGCGCTACTGGCTCCGTTCCTGTACGGCCTCTACGGCAAAAAGACCACGCGCGTGGGCGCGTGGGCGGGCTTTGTCAGCGGTCTTGCCACCTCCATCATTATGGCCATTGCGGTGGGCTTCAACAGCGGGCAGTCGCCCATGGTGGGCGCGCTGAGCATGCTGGTCTCGCTGCTCGTCACCCCGATTGCCAGCGCCCTCTCGCGCAAAAGCGCGCTGCCCGAGGCAATGGTGGCGGAGATTTTCTCCTCCGTGCGCAAGCCCCGCAAAGGGGAGCGGGAGGCGGCGTAG
- a CDS encoding cation diffusion facilitator family transporter: MQHANSQQRMIATRRVAIMGIFANLALMAAKLVVGFMAQSQALLADGANSAGDVFSSVMTYLGGYIAGKPKDDEHPFGHGKAEYIFSFVIALSLLLVAGTLFYSSLQRIFNGSHASFSYLAVGVAGVTIAVKSALYLWASRMGRRANSLLITANAEDHRNDVVLSIGTLVSIIMTRFGVLWVDGVVGALIALWIARSGIVILRPAYRVLLDTNINNAHEEDYRQHILSVAGVDHIDALMAKPVGVRFLLLVKISVDADMSVAKSHAIANEIKRVLMSEHEDLADVVVHINPVFPNEQHLHAHH, from the coding sequence ATGCAGCACGCAAACAGCCAGCAGCGCATGATTGCCACGCGTCGCGTGGCAATCATGGGCATCTTTGCCAACCTTGCGCTGATGGCGGCCAAGCTGGTTGTGGGCTTTATGGCGCAGAGCCAGGCGCTGCTGGCCGATGGCGCCAACAGCGCGGGCGACGTCTTTTCCTCGGTAATGACGTACCTGGGGGGCTATATCGCGGGCAAGCCCAAGGATGACGAACACCCCTTCGGCCACGGCAAGGCGGAGTACATTTTTTCGTTTGTGATCGCACTGTCGCTGCTGCTGGTGGCGGGAACGCTCTTTTATTCCTCGCTACAGCGTATTTTCAACGGCAGCCATGCCTCCTTTTCCTATTTGGCGGTGGGGGTGGCGGGTGTGACCATCGCGGTGAAGTCTGCGCTCTACCTGTGGGCAAGCCGCATGGGCAGGCGGGCCAACAGCCTGTTGATTACGGCCAACGCGGAGGATCACCGCAACGATGTGGTGCTCTCCATCGGCACGCTTGTAAGCATTATCATGACGCGCTTTGGCGTGCTGTGGGTGGACGGCGTGGTGGGCGCGCTCATCGCGCTTTGGATCGCGCGATCGGGCATCGTCATTCTGCGCCCTGCCTACCGCGTGCTGCTGGATACCAACATAAACAACGCGCATGAGGAGGACTACCGCCAGCACATCCTCTCGGTGGCGGGGGTGGATCACATTGACGCGCTGATGGCAAAGCCGGTGGGGGTGCGCTTTCTGCTGCTGGTCAAGATCTCCGTAGACGCGGATATGTCGGTGGCCAAGAGCCACGCCATCGCAAACGAGATCAAGCGCGTGCTGATGAGCGAGCATGAGGATTTGGCCGACGTGGTAGTGCACATCAATCCCGTCTTTCCCAACGAGCAGCACCTGCACGCGCACCATTAA
- the mgtE gene encoding magnesium transporter, with translation MEEMMTMQRILALIAQNKWGQLKEEISEHNPVDIATILEDLDNEKMLLVFRLLPKDISADVFAYMTSEQQAHIVASISNHEVRALLDDLFMDDTVDFLEEVPANVVTKVLHNTDEKTRRLINLFLSYPDNSAGSIMTIEFVSFKGSWTVRQAMSHLRQASLDRETIYTCYVVNDKRNLLGTLELRDLVFAQEDTLVQEIMDDNVISVHTLDDQEQVADIVRKYDLMAVPVVDAEQRLVGIITVDDVVDVIEEENTEDFEKMAAMMPSEDTYLKTGVMQLAKNRIVWLLILMISATFTGKIIQHYNSVLQSAVVLAAFIPMLMDTGGNCGSQASTMVIRGMALGEIQWRDIFKVMWKELRVALLVGAGLVAVNFARLMLFEKTSIMIALAVNISLLCTVVLAKVIGCTLPMIAKRIKLDPAIMASPMITTIVDACSLMVYFAIATNVMHLA, from the coding sequence ATGGAAGAAATGATGACCATGCAGCGTATTTTGGCGCTGATCGCACAAAACAAATGGGGGCAATTAAAAGAAGAAATTTCCGAGCACAATCCGGTGGACATCGCTACGATCCTGGAGGATCTTGACAACGAAAAGATGCTGCTGGTGTTCCGGCTGCTGCCCAAGGATATCTCCGCGGACGTGTTTGCCTATATGACCAGCGAGCAGCAGGCGCATATCGTGGCGTCCATCTCCAACCACGAGGTGCGCGCGCTGCTGGACGACCTGTTCATGGACGATACGGTGGACTTCCTCGAGGAGGTGCCCGCAAACGTCGTGACCAAGGTGCTGCACAATACCGATGAAAAGACGCGCCGTTTGATCAACCTTTTTTTGAGCTACCCGGACAACAGCGCGGGCTCGATTATGACCATCGAGTTCGTCAGCTTCAAGGGTAGCTGGACGGTGCGCCAGGCCATGAGCCATCTGCGCCAGGCGTCGCTGGACCGCGAGACCATCTACACCTGCTATGTGGTCAACGACAAGCGCAACCTGCTGGGCACGCTGGAACTGCGCGATTTGGTGTTTGCCCAGGAGGACACCCTGGTGCAGGAGATCATGGACGACAACGTTATCTCTGTGCACACGCTCGACGACCAGGAGCAGGTGGCTGACATCGTGCGCAAATATGATTTGATGGCGGTGCCGGTGGTGGACGCCGAGCAGCGCCTGGTGGGCATCATCACTGTAGATGACGTCGTGGACGTCATCGAGGAGGAGAACACCGAGGACTTTGAAAAAATGGCGGCCATGATGCCGTCGGAGGATACCTACCTCAAGACCGGCGTGATGCAGCTGGCCAAAAACCGCATCGTGTGGCTGCTGATTTTGATGATCTCTGCCACCTTTACCGGCAAGATCATCCAGCACTACAACAGCGTGCTGCAGTCCGCCGTGGTGCTGGCAGCCTTCATCCCCATGCTGATGGATACTGGCGGCAACTGCGGCAGCCAGGCTTCCACCATGGTTATACGCGGCATGGCGCTGGGCGAGATCCAGTGGCGCGATATCTTCAAGGTGATGTGGAAGGAGCTGCGCGTGGCACTGCTGGTGGGCGCGGGCCTGGTGGCGGTGAACTTTGCCCGGCTGATGCTCTTTGAAAAGACCAGCATCATGATCGCGCTGGCCGTCAACATCAGCCTGCTGTGCACGGTGGTGCTGGCCAAGGTGATCGGTTGCACCCTGCCTATGATCGCCAAGCGCATCAAGCTGGACCCGGCGATCATGGCCAGCCCCATGATCACCACCATTGTGGACGCCTGCTCGCTGATGGTCTACTTTGCCATTGCGACAAACGTCATGCACCTTGCCTAA